A stretch of the Cellulomonas sp. WB94 genome encodes the following:
- a CDS encoding acyl-CoA thioesterase II: MTLVPAAPDPTTTLLAALDLVPYPGEPDTYRGVSLPRPGGRVFGGQVLAQALIAAGRTLPDTDRLPHSLHGYFLRAGDASEPIDFAVERLRDGRSFSARHTHAFQGGVPILSMVASFQAQQDGLDYADPMPSAPDPDDVGSTDEVLAGIDHPVAKFWSTESAFDVRHVNGSIYLGPHPDTSGRQLVWVRSRNPIPDDQLLHRALLAYACDQVMLEPVLRRSGNSWMTRGLSIASLDHAMWWHRDVRVDEWLLFAQSSPSAQGGRGLGATQVFSRDGTLVASIAQEGMVRVPSS, translated from the coding sequence ATGACCCTCGTCCCGGCCGCCCCCGACCCGACGACCACACTCCTCGCAGCCCTCGACCTGGTCCCGTACCCGGGCGAGCCGGACACGTATCGCGGCGTCAGCCTGCCGCGGCCCGGTGGACGCGTGTTCGGCGGCCAGGTCCTCGCCCAGGCACTCATCGCCGCGGGCCGGACCCTCCCGGACACCGACCGGCTCCCCCACTCGCTGCACGGGTACTTCCTGCGGGCCGGCGACGCGAGCGAGCCGATCGACTTCGCGGTCGAGCGGCTGCGCGACGGCCGCTCGTTCAGCGCCCGGCACACGCACGCGTTCCAGGGGGGTGTGCCGATCCTGTCGATGGTGGCGTCGTTCCAGGCGCAGCAGGACGGTCTCGACTACGCCGACCCGATGCCGTCCGCGCCGGACCCCGACGACGTCGGCTCGACGGACGAGGTCCTGGCCGGGATCGACCACCCCGTCGCGAAGTTCTGGTCGACGGAGAGCGCCTTCGACGTCCGGCACGTGAACGGCTCGATCTACCTCGGCCCGCACCCGGACACCTCGGGCCGTCAGCTCGTGTGGGTCCGGTCGCGCAACCCGATCCCCGACGACCAGCTCCTGCACCGCGCCCTGCTCGCGTACGCGTGCGACCAGGTGATGCTCGAGCCGGTCCTGCGTCGCAGCGGCAACAGCTGGATGACCCGGGGGCTCTCGATCGCGAGCCTCGACCACGCGATGTGGTGGCACCGGGACGTCCGCGTCGACGAGTGGCTGCTCTTCGCGCAGTCGAGCCCCAGCGCGCAGGGCGGTCGGGGTCTCGGCGCCACTCAGGTGTTCTCGCGTGACGGCACGCTCGTCGCGTCGATCGCCCAGGAGGGCATGGTGCGGGTCCCGTCGAGCTGA
- a CDS encoding mechanosensitive ion channel family protein, whose translation MTTLLRLSSAPSAADPSPSPSSSGLTQAELVDHANAFGRWFLGTGVRLAVILLVGALTLLVLRVVIRSVTQHIVEGADDTGSSLLRRVGPLASARRVQRARTVGSVLRSTATIVVGTLVFLLVLDTVGMNIAPFIASAGIVGVAVGFGAQSLVKDFLSGVFMLLEDQYGVGDVVDVGPGAGTVGTVEAVGLRVTKIRDSAGTLWYVPNGTMTRVGNKTQGWAKAVVEVSVDYFADLDEVRALLTEAAERVAADPVIGTYLQGAPTVTGIEDVTFDAVTLRLSVTTAPAMQWDVARELRVAVRDALTRAGIPLGGQRDLLAAERERAASPSGAPARALPPDVPAGQSDED comes from the coding sequence GTGACCACCCTCCTTCGACTGTCGTCCGCGCCGTCCGCCGCCGATCCGTCTCCGTCCCCGTCGTCCTCGGGGCTCACGCAGGCGGAGCTCGTCGACCACGCGAACGCCTTCGGGCGCTGGTTCCTCGGCACCGGGGTACGCCTCGCGGTGATCCTGCTCGTCGGTGCGCTCACGCTCCTCGTCCTGCGCGTGGTCATCCGGTCCGTGACCCAGCACATCGTGGAAGGCGCGGACGACACCGGTTCGTCGCTGCTGCGCCGTGTCGGCCCGCTCGCGTCGGCCCGGCGGGTGCAGCGCGCGCGCACCGTCGGATCCGTCCTGCGCTCGACCGCGACGATCGTCGTCGGGACCCTCGTCTTCCTCCTCGTGCTCGACACCGTCGGCATGAACATCGCCCCGTTCATCGCCTCTGCGGGCATCGTGGGGGTGGCGGTCGGCTTCGGCGCGCAGAGCCTCGTCAAGGACTTCCTGTCGGGGGTCTTCATGCTGCTCGAGGACCAGTACGGCGTCGGTGACGTCGTCGACGTCGGACCTGGCGCTGGCACCGTGGGGACCGTGGAGGCCGTCGGGCTGCGGGTGACCAAGATCCGCGACTCCGCCGGGACGCTCTGGTACGTCCCCAACGGCACGATGACCCGCGTCGGGAACAAGACCCAGGGCTGGGCGAAGGCCGTGGTCGAGGTGAGTGTCGACTACTTCGCCGATCTCGACGAGGTCCGCGCTCTGCTGACGGAGGCGGCCGAGCGCGTGGCGGCCGACCCAGTCATCGGCACGTACCTGCAGGGTGCGCCCACGGTGACCGGGATCGAGGACGTCACGTTCGACGCCGTCACCCTCCGCCTCAGCGTCACCACGGCGCCCGCGATGCAGTGGGACGTGGCGCGCGAGCTGCGGGTCGCGGTCCGGGACGCACTGACACGCGCGGGCATCCCGCTCGGCGGGCAGCGCGACCTCCTGGCGGCCGAGCGGGAGCGGGCCGCGAGCCCGTCCGGCGCGCCCGCGCGCGCTCTCCCGCCGGACGTCCCGGCTGGGCAGAGCGACGAGGACTGA
- a CDS encoding globin, with protein sequence MTRTDSFYAVIGGHATFVRLVDEFYRGVASDPALRAMYPEDDLGPAAERLTLFLEQYWGGPTTYSDQRGHPRLRARHAPYKVNPDARDRWLAHMRVAVDSLGLAPLHQAELWDYLERAAHSMINTFDD encoded by the coding sequence GTGACCCGTACCGACTCGTTCTATGCCGTCATCGGCGGTCACGCCACGTTCGTGCGGCTCGTCGACGAGTTCTACCGTGGCGTGGCGTCGGACCCCGCGCTGCGGGCGATGTACCCCGAGGACGACCTCGGCCCGGCCGCCGAGCGCCTCACGCTGTTCCTCGAGCAGTACTGGGGCGGCCCCACGACCTACTCCGACCAGCGCGGGCACCCCCGACTGCGCGCGCGCCACGCCCCGTACAAGGTGAACCCCGACGCACGCGACCGCTGGCTCGCGCACATGCGGGTCGCCGTCGACTCGCTCGGGCTCGCGCCGCTGCACCAGGCCGAGCTGTGGGACTACCTCGAGCGGGCCGCGCACTCGATGATCAACACCTTCGACGACTGA
- a CDS encoding prolyl oligopeptidase family serine peptidase, with translation MTSTSSAPAPAAAQLDLPAYPSARRLDLVEDLHGHRVSDPYRWLEDASSPETAAWSDAQDALWAAYRGQAVPAGAMSQARLTARLQSLLGAGFVSAPAWRGDRQFTSRRSGDQEHAVVVVTDDAGERVLIDPVQLDPAGTTTLDAWQPSKEGDLLAYQVSSGGTEESVLYVLDVLTGERVDGPIDRARYSPVAWVPGGESFYYVRRLPPEQLPPDEQQYHRRVWLHRVGTDPATDVEVFGAGLDLTSYFGVSVSRDGRWLIVSASAGTAPRTDVWIADLTTTPGGATPTFVPVTVGLDAQTAAWVGRDGRLYLHTNLDASRGRLAVTDPSDPGVPHWHELLAEDPEAVLEDVTFTDAGGPAGTPGAEPELLLASWRRHAVSEITVHDPRTGVRLDGPAGTISLPGLGSISGLVTRPDGGREVWFSYTDHTTVSTVHRFDALTRDVQVWAEPPGALADLPDVRVHRLETASADGTIVRAFVLARTDVLDADGRPLRPVPTILYGYGGFQISLEPAYSASTLAWVEAGGVYVVANLRGGGEEGEDWHRAGMRARKQNVFDDFHAVAERLVADGWTTPGQLACWGGSNGGLLVGAALTQRPDLFAAVVCSAPLLDMVRYQRFGLGVTWSEEYGDADTPHELAWLLGYSPYHVALDTLEPTAYPATLFTVFEGDTRVDPLHARKLAAALQASTSADRNAAPILVRRETGVGHGGRALSRTIALTVEQLQFVADRTGLAGGAR, from the coding sequence ATGACCTCGACCTCGTCCGCTCCTGCGCCCGCAGCCGCACAGCTCGACCTGCCGGCGTACCCGTCCGCGCGGCGCCTCGACCTCGTCGAGGACCTGCACGGTCACCGTGTCTCGGACCCGTACCGGTGGCTCGAGGACGCGTCGTCACCCGAGACAGCGGCGTGGTCGGATGCGCAGGACGCGCTCTGGGCCGCCTACCGCGGCCAGGCGGTACCCGCCGGAGCGATGTCGCAGGCTCGGCTGACTGCGCGCCTGCAGTCCTTGCTCGGTGCCGGGTTCGTCAGCGCCCCGGCGTGGCGCGGCGACCGTCAGTTCACCTCGCGACGCTCGGGGGACCAGGAGCACGCCGTCGTGGTCGTGACGGACGACGCCGGCGAGCGCGTCCTGATCGACCCGGTGCAGCTCGACCCCGCGGGCACGACCACGCTGGACGCGTGGCAGCCCAGCAAGGAGGGCGACCTGCTCGCCTACCAGGTCTCGAGCGGCGGGACCGAGGAGAGCGTGCTCTACGTCCTCGACGTGCTGACGGGCGAGCGGGTCGACGGGCCGATCGACCGGGCGCGCTACTCCCCCGTGGCGTGGGTGCCCGGCGGGGAGTCGTTCTACTACGTGCGACGGCTGCCGCCCGAGCAGCTGCCGCCGGACGAGCAGCAGTACCACCGCCGTGTCTGGCTGCACCGCGTCGGCACGGACCCGGCGACCGACGTCGAGGTGTTCGGTGCGGGTCTCGACCTCACCAGCTACTTCGGCGTCTCGGTCTCGCGCGACGGGCGCTGGCTCATCGTCTCGGCATCGGCCGGGACGGCGCCTCGCACCGACGTCTGGATCGCAGACCTGACCACCACCCCCGGTGGTGCGACGCCGACGTTCGTCCCGGTGACGGTCGGCCTCGACGCGCAGACGGCGGCCTGGGTCGGTCGTGACGGCCGGCTGTACCTGCACACCAACCTCGACGCGTCGCGCGGGCGGCTCGCGGTCACCGACCCGTCCGACCCCGGCGTCCCGCACTGGCACGAGCTCCTGGCGGAGGACCCGGAGGCGGTCCTCGAGGACGTCACGTTCACCGATGCGGGCGGCCCGGCGGGCACTCCGGGAGCGGAGCCGGAGCTGCTGCTCGCGAGCTGGCGCCGCCATGCCGTCAGCGAGATCACAGTCCATGACCCGCGGACCGGGGTGCGGCTCGACGGACCCGCCGGAACGATCAGCCTGCCGGGCCTCGGGTCCATCTCAGGGCTCGTGACACGACCCGACGGCGGCCGTGAGGTCTGGTTCTCCTACACCGACCACACGACCGTCTCGACGGTGCACCGGTTCGACGCCCTGACCCGCGACGTGCAGGTCTGGGCCGAGCCACCGGGCGCCCTCGCCGACCTCCCGGACGTCCGGGTCCACCGCCTCGAGACCGCGAGCGCGGACGGCACGATCGTGCGCGCCTTCGTGCTCGCACGCACCGACGTGCTCGACGCGGACGGTCGCCCGCTGCGGCCCGTGCCCACGATCCTGTACGGGTACGGCGGCTTCCAGATCTCCCTCGAGCCCGCCTACTCCGCCTCGACGCTCGCCTGGGTCGAGGCGGGTGGCGTGTACGTCGTGGCGAACCTGCGCGGCGGCGGCGAGGAGGGCGAGGACTGGCACCGCGCGGGGATGCGGGCGCGCAAGCAGAACGTGTTCGACGACTTCCATGCGGTCGCCGAGCGCCTCGTCGCCGACGGGTGGACGACCCCGGGTCAGCTCGCGTGCTGGGGTGGTTCCAACGGCGGCCTGCTCGTCGGGGCCGCCCTGACGCAGCGTCCCGACCTGTTCGCCGCGGTGGTCTGCTCGGCGCCGCTGCTCGACATGGTCCGCTACCAGCGCTTCGGCCTAGGCGTGACCTGGTCGGAGGAGTACGGGGACGCCGACACGCCGCACGAGCTCGCGTGGCTGCTCGGGTACTCGCCGTACCACGTCGCGCTCGACACCCTCGAGCCGACGGCCTACCCCGCGACGCTGTTCACGGTCTTCGAGGGGGACACGCGGGTCGACCCCCTGCACGCCCGCAAGCTCGCAGCGGCGCTCCAGGCATCCACGAGCGCCGACCGGAACGCCGCGCCGATCCTCGTGCGCCGCGAGACCGGCGTCGGTCACGGCGGCCGTGCGCTGTCCAGGACGATCGCGTTGACGGTCGAGCAGCTGCAGTTCGTGGCCGACCGCACGGGCCTCGCGGGCGGCGCTCGATAG
- the pepN gene encoding aminopeptidase N: MPAENLTRDEARARAAVVAVHSYEVALDLTTGPTTFASRTTVRFTATPGASTFIDLIAPEVHEVVLNGRPLDPATVVAESRIALDDLTGENELVVVADAAYMNTGEGLHRFVDPVDDEVYLYTQFEVADSRRVFAVFEQPDLKATFAFTVTAPAHWTVVSNYPVVGPPVAVEGGRNRTGGRDEGTATWTFEPTPRIASYVTAVVAGPYHAEHGELTSSDGRTIPLGVYCRSSLAAHLDTENILDVTRRGFAFYEEKFAHPYPFAKYDQLFVPEFNAGAMENAGAVTFLESYVFRSKVPDATIERRAVTILHELAHMWFGDLVTMRWWDDLWLNESFAEFMSTLAAAEATQWTNAWSTFSSLEKNWAYRQDQLPSTHPIVADMRDLEDVEVNFDGITYAKGASVLKQLVAWVGQDEFFAGVQAYFAKHAWGNTELRDLLSELEITSGRDLSAWSSLWLEQAGVTLLRPDITTTNEGDVEIIRSFAVLQETPAEHPVQRPHRLVVSGYAVTTRDDGSTELECTTRLALDVDGPRTEVPELVGQRRPDLILVNDDDLAYAKMRLDDVSLASATAHLGSFTDSLPRTLVWTAVWDAARDAETPARSFVDLVLRNIGRESDSSVVQVLLRQLSTAVDLYVAPEHREATDVASADRLLELATAAAAGSDTQLQLVKAFAGRASTPAHLDVVAAILDGTRTLAGLTIDTDLRWELLTSLATGGRADEAQIADQLASDPTATGQRAAAAARAAIPTPEAKAAAWAAAVEHDELANAIQAATINGFGRVHDRSLLVPYVAPYFDALEPVWESRTNEMAQNIVLGLYPSDLADDTRVDVLGATDAWLETHPDAAPALRRLIIESRDGVRRTLAAQEADRRRG, translated from the coding sequence GTGCCCGCCGAGAACCTCACCCGTGACGAGGCGCGCGCCCGCGCCGCCGTCGTCGCCGTGCACTCGTACGAGGTCGCTCTCGACCTCACGACGGGCCCGACGACGTTCGCCTCGCGCACGACCGTCCGGTTCACCGCGACCCCGGGGGCGTCCACGTTCATCGACCTGATCGCGCCCGAGGTGCACGAGGTCGTGCTCAACGGCCGGCCCCTTGACCCCGCCACCGTGGTGGCCGAGTCGCGCATCGCCCTCGACGACCTGACCGGCGAGAACGAGCTCGTCGTCGTCGCCGACGCCGCGTACATGAACACCGGTGAAGGGCTCCACCGCTTCGTGGACCCGGTCGACGACGAGGTGTACCTGTACACGCAGTTCGAGGTCGCGGACTCCCGCCGCGTGTTCGCGGTGTTCGAGCAGCCCGACCTCAAGGCGACGTTCGCGTTCACGGTCACCGCCCCGGCGCACTGGACGGTCGTGTCCAACTACCCGGTCGTCGGGCCGCCCGTGGCCGTCGAGGGCGGCCGCAACCGCACCGGTGGGCGCGACGAGGGCACCGCCACGTGGACGTTCGAGCCGACCCCACGCATCGCGAGCTACGTCACCGCGGTCGTCGCGGGCCCGTACCACGCCGAGCACGGCGAGCTCACGAGCAGCGACGGGCGCACCATCCCGCTGGGCGTCTACTGCCGGTCGTCGCTCGCGGCCCACCTCGACACCGAGAACATCCTCGACGTCACGCGCCGCGGGTTCGCGTTCTACGAGGAGAAGTTCGCCCACCCGTACCCGTTCGCGAAGTACGACCAGCTGTTCGTCCCCGAGTTCAACGCGGGCGCGATGGAGAACGCTGGCGCCGTGACGTTCCTCGAGAGCTACGTGTTCCGGTCCAAGGTGCCCGACGCCACGATCGAGCGCCGCGCGGTGACGATCCTGCACGAGCTCGCGCACATGTGGTTCGGGGACCTCGTGACGATGCGCTGGTGGGACGACCTGTGGCTGAACGAGTCGTTCGCCGAGTTCATGTCGACGCTCGCGGCCGCCGAGGCCACGCAGTGGACCAACGCCTGGTCGACGTTCTCCTCGCTCGAGAAGAACTGGGCGTACCGCCAGGACCAGCTGCCCTCGACCCACCCGATCGTCGCCGACATGCGCGACCTCGAGGACGTCGAGGTCAACTTCGACGGCATCACGTACGCCAAGGGGGCGAGCGTCCTCAAGCAGCTCGTCGCGTGGGTCGGCCAGGACGAGTTCTTCGCCGGTGTCCAGGCGTACTTCGCCAAGCACGCGTGGGGCAACACCGAGCTGCGGGACCTCCTGTCCGAGCTGGAGATCACGAGCGGGAGGGACCTGTCAGCCTGGTCGTCGCTCTGGCTCGAGCAGGCCGGCGTGACGTTGCTGCGGCCCGACATCACGACCACGAACGAGGGCGACGTCGAGATCATCAGGTCGTTCGCGGTGCTCCAGGAGACCCCGGCCGAGCACCCGGTGCAGCGACCGCACCGACTCGTCGTCAGCGGCTACGCCGTCACGACGCGCGACGACGGGTCGACCGAGCTCGAGTGCACGACACGGCTCGCGCTCGACGTCGACGGCCCCCGGACCGAGGTCCCCGAGCTCGTCGGGCAGCGCCGACCGGACCTGATCCTCGTGAACGACGACGACCTGGCGTACGCCAAGATGCGGCTGGACGACGTCTCGCTCGCCTCCGCGACGGCGCACCTGGGCTCGTTCACCGACTCGCTCCCCCGCACGCTCGTGTGGACCGCCGTCTGGGACGCTGCCCGCGACGCCGAGACGCCCGCCCGCTCGTTCGTCGACCTCGTGCTGCGCAACATCGGCCGCGAGTCGGACTCGTCCGTCGTGCAGGTGCTGCTCCGCCAGCTGAGCACCGCCGTCGACCTGTACGTCGCGCCCGAGCACCGCGAAGCGACCGACGTCGCCTCGGCCGATCGCCTCCTCGAGCTCGCCACCGCGGCGGCCGCGGGCTCGGACACGCAGCTCCAGCTCGTCAAGGCGTTCGCCGGCCGCGCATCGACACCCGCGCACCTCGACGTCGTCGCCGCGATCCTCGACGGCACGCGCACGCTCGCCGGCCTGACCATCGACACCGACCTGCGCTGGGAGCTGCTCACGTCGCTCGCCACGGGAGGCCGCGCCGACGAGGCCCAGATCGCCGACCAGCTCGCGAGCGACCCCACAGCCACCGGCCAGCGGGCCGCCGCGGCCGCGCGGGCGGCCATCCCGACCCCCGAGGCGAAGGCCGCCGCCTGGGCGGCCGCGGTCGAGCACGACGAGCTGGCGAACGCGATCCAGGCCGCCACGATCAACGGGTTCGGCCGCGTGCACGACCGCTCGCTGCTGGTGCCCTACGTCGCGCCGTACTTCGACGCCCTCGAGCCGGTGTGGGAGTCACGGACGAACGAGATGGCCCAGAACATCGTGCTGGGCCTCTACCCGAGCGACCTCGCGGACGACACGCGCGTCGACGTCCTCGGTGCGACCGACGCGTGGCTCGAGACGCACCCCGACGCCGCCCCCGCCCTGCGACGACTCATCATCGAGAGCCGCGACGGGGTCCGGCGCACGCTCGCCGCCCAGGAGGCGGACCGCCGCCGCGGCTGA
- the malQ gene encoding 4-alpha-glucanotransferase has translation MADQGDEPSQALLRLAAAYGVVPDFWGFDGSHRQVAASTLVAVLDALGVDASSPERVDVSIAHVEDMPWRRALPPVVVVRQGRNAHVAVHVPHGEPVTVSLELDAEAGGGRRDLVQADVFVEPRSVDGRLIGRATFTIPTDLPLGWHVMEATGPSVTARSVVVVTPTTLELPEQLRTGRAWGFMAQLYSVRSRGSWGVGDFADLAELGWLSARECGADFLLVNPLHSAEPAGPMTPSPYLPTTRRFVSPLYIRVEDVRETAYLSAADRALVEWAAEPAMSLDTDAGPIDRDVAWTAKRSALEIVFTAPRSAARQAAFDGFRREQGEGLEDFALWCALTERYEGTPWPAAANDISSDLVDRARVELAGRVDFHCWLQWVADSQLADAQRAAVEGGMSIGIMHDLAVGVHPEGADVWALGDVLARGATVGAPPDMYNQQGQNWSQPPWRPDELARVAYRPYRDMLRTVLRHAGAIRIDHVIGLFRLWWIPQGAGAGEGAYVRYDHEALIGILALEAHRAGAVVIGEDLGVFEPWVRDYLTERGVLGTSILWFEKDQNGRPLAPEHYRRLALASVTTHDLPPTAGYLAEEHVALRERLGLLTEPVAHVRAEARAEREEMVAVLRGRGLVGADPSERELVEALHRLILATPAALIGVSLADAVGERRAQNQPGTDQEYPNWKVPLANGSGQVVLIEELFSNPRLRSLAATLNRG, from the coding sequence GTGGCCGACCAAGGAGACGAACCGTCGCAGGCCCTGCTGCGTCTCGCTGCTGCGTACGGCGTCGTCCCCGACTTCTGGGGGTTCGACGGCTCGCACCGCCAGGTCGCCGCGTCGACGCTGGTCGCCGTGCTCGACGCCCTGGGCGTCGACGCCTCGTCCCCGGAACGGGTCGACGTCTCGATCGCGCACGTCGAGGACATGCCGTGGCGTCGCGCGCTGCCCCCTGTCGTCGTGGTCCGGCAGGGAAGGAACGCCCACGTCGCCGTGCACGTCCCCCACGGGGAGCCTGTCACGGTGTCGCTCGAGCTGGACGCCGAGGCGGGCGGCGGTCGCCGCGACCTCGTCCAGGCCGACGTCTTCGTGGAACCTCGCTCCGTCGACGGGCGCCTCATCGGACGCGCGACCTTCACGATCCCGACCGACCTGCCCCTCGGCTGGCACGTGATGGAGGCAACCGGTCCGAGCGTCACCGCCCGGTCGGTCGTCGTCGTCACGCCCACCACCCTCGAGCTGCCCGAGCAGCTGCGCACCGGCCGGGCCTGGGGCTTCATGGCCCAGCTGTACTCGGTGCGCTCGCGGGGCTCGTGGGGAGTCGGCGACTTCGCCGACCTCGCCGAGCTGGGCTGGCTCTCGGCGCGCGAGTGCGGCGCCGACTTCCTGCTCGTCAACCCGCTCCACTCGGCCGAGCCGGCCGGGCCGATGACGCCCTCGCCGTACCTGCCGACGACCCGACGGTTCGTCAGCCCCCTGTACATCCGGGTCGAGGACGTCCGCGAGACCGCCTACCTCTCGGCGGCCGACCGCGCGCTCGTCGAGTGGGCCGCCGAGCCCGCGATGTCGCTCGACACCGACGCCGGCCCAATCGATCGGGACGTGGCGTGGACCGCCAAGCGGTCGGCGCTCGAGATCGTCTTCACCGCGCCCCGCTCGGCGGCACGCCAGGCGGCGTTCGACGGGTTCCGTCGCGAGCAGGGCGAGGGCCTCGAGGACTTCGCCCTGTGGTGTGCGCTCACCGAACGGTACGAGGGGACACCCTGGCCGGCCGCGGCGAACGACATCTCGTCCGATCTCGTCGACCGCGCTCGCGTCGAGCTGGCCGGGCGCGTCGACTTCCACTGCTGGCTGCAGTGGGTCGCCGACTCCCAGCTCGCCGACGCGCAGCGCGCCGCGGTCGAAGGCGGCATGTCGATCGGGATCATGCACGACCTCGCCGTCGGTGTGCACCCGGAGGGCGCCGACGTGTGGGCGCTCGGCGACGTGCTGGCCCGCGGGGCGACGGTCGGGGCACCGCCCGACATGTACAACCAGCAGGGCCAGAACTGGTCGCAGCCGCCGTGGCGGCCGGACGAGCTGGCGCGCGTCGCGTACCGGCCGTACCGGGACATGCTGCGCACCGTCCTGCGGCACGCGGGAGCGATCCGGATCGACCACGTCATCGGACTGTTCCGGCTGTGGTGGATCCCCCAGGGCGCCGGCGCGGGCGAGGGCGCCTACGTGCGCTACGACCACGAGGCGCTCATCGGGATCCTCGCGCTCGAGGCGCACCGTGCGGGAGCCGTCGTCATCGGCGAGGACCTCGGCGTGTTCGAGCCGTGGGTCCGGGACTACCTGACGGAGCGAGGCGTCCTCGGCACCTCGATCCTCTGGTTCGAGAAGGACCAGAACGGCCGACCGCTCGCGCCCGAGCACTACCGGCGCCTCGCGCTGGCGAGCGTCACGACCCACGACCTGCCGCCGACGGCCGGCTACCTCGCCGAGGAGCACGTGGCCCTGCGTGAGCGGCTCGGCCTGCTGACCGAGCCGGTGGCCCACGTCCGGGCCGAGGCGCGCGCTGAGCGCGAGGAGATGGTCGCTGTGCTGCGCGGGCGAGGGCTCGTCGGCGCAGACCCGTCGGAGCGCGAGCTCGTCGAGGCCCTGCACCGGCTGATCCTCGCGACACCCGCCGCGCTCATCGGCGTCTCGCTCGCCGACGCGGTCGGGGAGCGGCGCGCGCAGAACCAGCCGGGCACCGACCAGGAGTACCCGAACTGGAAGGTCCCGCTCGCGAACGGGTCGGGGCAGGTCGTCCTCATCGAGGAGCTGTTCTCCAACCCGCGACTGCGCTCGCTCGCGGCGACCCTCAACCGGGGCTGA
- a CDS encoding PTS glucose/sucrose transporter subunit IIB, translating to MSKAEQILAALGGDANIVDLEPCITRLRVEVTDPLLVDEAALKATGAFGVVRSGRIVQVIVGPEADNLAAELETLR from the coding sequence ATGAGCAAGGCAGAGCAGATCCTCGCAGCGCTGGGTGGGGACGCGAACATCGTGGACCTCGAACCGTGCATCACCCGGCTGCGCGTCGAGGTGACCGACCCGTTGCTCGTCGACGAGGCAGCCCTCAAGGCGACCGGCGCGTTCGGCGTCGTGCGGTCGGGCCGCATCGTCCAGGTGATCGTCGGCCCCGAGGCGGACAACCTCGCCGCCGAGCTGGAGACCCTGCGCTGA